From Ipomoea triloba cultivar NCNSP0323 chromosome 5, ASM357664v1, the proteins below share one genomic window:
- the LOC116019126 gene encoding metal tolerance protein 9 isoform X1, with the protein MGAVGLTAMNWKMALDVRTDSSDYRVELLSPAPGVAGDSEILTRVPSWRLNFNEHSLPQRRANSHSGFGMILQSLRRQRKIMQYYKRQEELLKGFNEVDEFLELGYLPGALSEGEMKQADRREKIAIHASNIANFVLFVAKVYASVESRSLAVIASTLDSLLDLLSGFILWFTAHSMSKPNQYRYPIGKQRMQPVGIVVFASVMATLGLQILFESGRQLIMGSHPEKDAVKERWMIGIMVSVTMVKFVLMLYCRQFKNEIIKAYAQDHFFDVITNSVGLGTAVLAIHFFWWIDPVGAIIIALYTMSTWARTVMENVGSLIGRTAPAEYLSKLVYLAWNHHEDIKHIATARAYNFGSGRYFVEMDIVLPGETTLSRAHNIGESLEEKIEQLPEVERAFVHADFEAVHQPEHSQKKTNNK; encoded by the exons ATGGGAGCAGTTGGGCTGACGGCAAT GAATTGGAAAATGGCTCTCGATGTTCGCACTGATTCATCAGATTATCGTGTGGAGCTTCTTTCCCCGGCTCCGGGGGTAGCTGGGGATAGTGAAATTCTCACTCGGGTCCCTTCATGGCGCCTCAATTTTAATGAACATAGCCTACCTCAAAGACGTGCTAATAGTCATTCTGGATTTGGAATGATTCTTCAATCCTTGA GAAGGCAAAGGAAAATTATGCAATATTACAAGAGGCAAGAAGAGCTTCTCAAAGGTTTCAATGAAGTGGATGAATTCCTTGAGTTAGGTTACTTGCCAGGAGCTTTGTCAGag GGTGAAATGAAGCAAGCTGATAGAAGGGAAAAAATAGCCATTCATGCATCTAACATAGCCAACTTTGTGCTCTTTGTTGCAAAAGTTTATGCTTCTGTTGAGAGTAGGTCATTAGCTGTGATAGCATCAACATTGGACTCACTTTTGGATCTTTTATCAGGATTCATCTTGTGGTTTACAGCTCATTCTATGAGCAAACCAAACCAATATAGATATCCAATTGGAAAGCAGAGGATGCAACCAGTG GGAATTGTTGTGTTTGCTTCAGTTATGGCAACCCTTGGATTGCAAATATTGTTTGAATCCGGTCGACAACTTATCATGGGG TCTCATCCTGAAAAAGATGCGGTGAAGGAAAGGTGGATGATAGGGATTATGGTATCAGTGACAATGGTAAAGTTTGTTCTGATGCTATATTGCCGGCAATTCAAAAATGAAATCATCAAAGCTTATGCTCAAGATCATTTCTTCGACGTCATTACTAACTCAGTTGGACTGGGAACTGCAGTTCTGGCAATACACTTTTTCTGGTGGATTGATCCTGTTGGGGCTATCATT ATTGCTTTGTACACGATGAGTACATGGGCAAGAACAGTGATGGAGAATGTTGGGTCACTGATTGGGAGGACAGCACCAGCAGAGTACCTATCAAAGCTGGTGTATCTGGCTTGGAATCACCATGAAGACATAAAGCACATAGCAACAGCAAGAGCATACAATTTTGGGTCGGGGCGATACTTTGTGGAGATGGACATAGTATTACCAGGAGAGACAACGCTGAGTAGAGCACACAACATTGGAGAGTCACTTGAAGAAAAGATAGAGCAGCTCCCCGAGGTGGAGCGAGCTTTTGTGCATGCAGACTTCGAGGCTGTTCATCAGCCAGAGCATAGCCAAAAAAAGACCAACAACAAGTGA
- the LOC116019126 gene encoding metal tolerance protein 10 isoform X3, translating to MQYYKRQEELLKGFNEVDEFLELGYLPGALSEGEMKQADRREKIAIHASNIANFVLFVAKVYASVESRSLAVIASTLDSLLDLLSGFILWFTAHSMSKPNQYRYPIGKQRMQPVGIVVFASVMATLGLQILFESGRQLIMGSHPEKDAVKERWMIGIMVSVTMVKFVLMLYCRQFKNEIIKAYAQDHFFDVITNSVGLGTAVLAIHFFWWIDPVGAIIIALYTMSTWARTVMENVGSLIGRTAPAEYLSKLVYLAWNHHEDIKHIATARAYNFGSGRYFVEMDIVLPGETTLSRAHNIGESLEEKIEQLPEVERAFVHADFEAVHQPEHSQKKTNNK from the exons ATGCAATATTACAAGAGGCAAGAAGAGCTTCTCAAAGGTTTCAATGAAGTGGATGAATTCCTTGAGTTAGGTTACTTGCCAGGAGCTTTGTCAGag GGTGAAATGAAGCAAGCTGATAGAAGGGAAAAAATAGCCATTCATGCATCTAACATAGCCAACTTTGTGCTCTTTGTTGCAAAAGTTTATGCTTCTGTTGAGAGTAGGTCATTAGCTGTGATAGCATCAACATTGGACTCACTTTTGGATCTTTTATCAGGATTCATCTTGTGGTTTACAGCTCATTCTATGAGCAAACCAAACCAATATAGATATCCAATTGGAAAGCAGAGGATGCAACCAGTG GGAATTGTTGTGTTTGCTTCAGTTATGGCAACCCTTGGATTGCAAATATTGTTTGAATCCGGTCGACAACTTATCATGGGG TCTCATCCTGAAAAAGATGCGGTGAAGGAAAGGTGGATGATAGGGATTATGGTATCAGTGACAATGGTAAAGTTTGTTCTGATGCTATATTGCCGGCAATTCAAAAATGAAATCATCAAAGCTTATGCTCAAGATCATTTCTTCGACGTCATTACTAACTCAGTTGGACTGGGAACTGCAGTTCTGGCAATACACTTTTTCTGGTGGATTGATCCTGTTGGGGCTATCATT ATTGCTTTGTACACGATGAGTACATGGGCAAGAACAGTGATGGAGAATGTTGGGTCACTGATTGGGAGGACAGCACCAGCAGAGTACCTATCAAAGCTGGTGTATCTGGCTTGGAATCACCATGAAGACATAAAGCACATAGCAACAGCAAGAGCATACAATTTTGGGTCGGGGCGATACTTTGTGGAGATGGACATAGTATTACCAGGAGAGACAACGCTGAGTAGAGCACACAACATTGGAGAGTCACTTGAAGAAAAGATAGAGCAGCTCCCCGAGGTGGAGCGAGCTTTTGTGCATGCAGACTTCGAGGCTGTTCATCAGCCAGAGCATAGCCAAAAAAAGACCAACAACAAGTGA
- the LOC116019126 gene encoding metal tolerance protein 10 isoform X2: protein MALDVRTDSSDYRVELLSPAPGVAGDSEILTRVPSWRLNFNEHSLPQRRANSHSGFGMILQSLRRQRKIMQYYKRQEELLKGFNEVDEFLELGYLPGALSEGEMKQADRREKIAIHASNIANFVLFVAKVYASVESRSLAVIASTLDSLLDLLSGFILWFTAHSMSKPNQYRYPIGKQRMQPVGIVVFASVMATLGLQILFESGRQLIMGSHPEKDAVKERWMIGIMVSVTMVKFVLMLYCRQFKNEIIKAYAQDHFFDVITNSVGLGTAVLAIHFFWWIDPVGAIIIALYTMSTWARTVMENVGSLIGRTAPAEYLSKLVYLAWNHHEDIKHIATARAYNFGSGRYFVEMDIVLPGETTLSRAHNIGESLEEKIEQLPEVERAFVHADFEAVHQPEHSQKKTNNK from the exons ATGGCTCTCGATGTTCGCACTGATTCATCAGATTATCGTGTGGAGCTTCTTTCCCCGGCTCCGGGGGTAGCTGGGGATAGTGAAATTCTCACTCGGGTCCCTTCATGGCGCCTCAATTTTAATGAACATAGCCTACCTCAAAGACGTGCTAATAGTCATTCTGGATTTGGAATGATTCTTCAATCCTTGA GAAGGCAAAGGAAAATTATGCAATATTACAAGAGGCAAGAAGAGCTTCTCAAAGGTTTCAATGAAGTGGATGAATTCCTTGAGTTAGGTTACTTGCCAGGAGCTTTGTCAGag GGTGAAATGAAGCAAGCTGATAGAAGGGAAAAAATAGCCATTCATGCATCTAACATAGCCAACTTTGTGCTCTTTGTTGCAAAAGTTTATGCTTCTGTTGAGAGTAGGTCATTAGCTGTGATAGCATCAACATTGGACTCACTTTTGGATCTTTTATCAGGATTCATCTTGTGGTTTACAGCTCATTCTATGAGCAAACCAAACCAATATAGATATCCAATTGGAAAGCAGAGGATGCAACCAGTG GGAATTGTTGTGTTTGCTTCAGTTATGGCAACCCTTGGATTGCAAATATTGTTTGAATCCGGTCGACAACTTATCATGGGG TCTCATCCTGAAAAAGATGCGGTGAAGGAAAGGTGGATGATAGGGATTATGGTATCAGTGACAATGGTAAAGTTTGTTCTGATGCTATATTGCCGGCAATTCAAAAATGAAATCATCAAAGCTTATGCTCAAGATCATTTCTTCGACGTCATTACTAACTCAGTTGGACTGGGAACTGCAGTTCTGGCAATACACTTTTTCTGGTGGATTGATCCTGTTGGGGCTATCATT ATTGCTTTGTACACGATGAGTACATGGGCAAGAACAGTGATGGAGAATGTTGGGTCACTGATTGGGAGGACAGCACCAGCAGAGTACCTATCAAAGCTGGTGTATCTGGCTTGGAATCACCATGAAGACATAAAGCACATAGCAACAGCAAGAGCATACAATTTTGGGTCGGGGCGATACTTTGTGGAGATGGACATAGTATTACCAGGAGAGACAACGCTGAGTAGAGCACACAACATTGGAGAGTCACTTGAAGAAAAGATAGAGCAGCTCCCCGAGGTGGAGCGAGCTTTTGTGCATGCAGACTTCGAGGCTGTTCATCAGCCAGAGCATAGCCAAAAAAAGACCAACAACAAGTGA
- the LOC116019136 gene encoding DCN1-like protein 1 isoform X1, with product MQNRLGRGHRDKLQQFMTITGASEKVAHQALKASDWHLEGALDVFYSQPQVKSSADKRRLEELYNRYKDPYADMIMADGISLLCNDIQVDPQDIVMLVVSWHMRAATMCEFSKQEFIGGLQSLGVDSLDKFREKIPFMRAELKDEHKFREIYNFAFGWAKEKGQKSLALDTAIGMWQLLFAEKHWPLVDHWCQFLQARHNKAISRDTWSQLLEFARSVDPALTNYDAEGAWPYLIDEFVEYLMENGIVQQK from the exons ATG CAGAATAGGCTGGGTAGAGGACACCGAGACAAACTTCAGCAATTCATGACAATTACTGGGGCTAG TGAAAAGGTAGCTCATCAAGCTCTGAAGGCAAGTGATTGGCACCTTGAAGGAGCATTAGATGTATTCTACAGCCAGCCCCAGGTTAAGTCATCTGCAGACAAAAGACGCTTGGAGGAGCTTTACAATAGATATAAAG ATCCTTATGCTGACATGATAATGGCTGATGGTATTAGTCTCCTCTGCAATGATATTCAG GTTGATCCTCAGGACATAGTCATG TTGGTAGTTTCATGGCACATGAGGGCTGCTACTATGTGTGAATTTTCCAAGCAGGAGTTCATTGGTGGATTACAATCCCTTGG AGTAGATTCACTGGATAAGTTCAGAGAAAAAATACCCTTCATGCGTGCTGAGCTGAAAGACGAAC ACAAGTTTCGTGAGATCTATAACTTTGCTTTCGGCTGGGCAAAGGAGAAG GGTCAGAAATCTTTAGCCTTGGATACAGCAATTGGAATGTGGCAGTTGCTATTTGCAGAAAAACATTGGCCACTGGTTGACCATTGGTGCCAGTTCCTACAG GCACGTCATAATAAAGCCATCTCACGTGACACTTGGTCTCAGCTTCTTGAATTTGCTAGA AGTGTGGACCCTGCATTAACAAACTATGATGCAGAGGGTGCATGGCCTTATCTGATTGATGAATTTGTTGAGTACTTGATGGAAAATGGTATAGTGCAGCAAAAATGA
- the LOC116019134 gene encoding uncharacterized protein LOC116019134, with the protein MMACMIPNNPSPSAILLVQQQLQSKDKPQLIPKQLLLLSNSSSSSPSLSASTVKLLDLPPSPSPSPSHANSCSTHKPHHKDDFYVNLGSAVRTLRQDLPLLFTKDLNYHIYRDDITFVDPLNTFTGIDNYKLIFWALRFHGRILFREISLEVYRVWQPSENVILIRWNLRGVPRVPWEAKGQFQGTSTYKLDRNGKIYEHKVDNLAFNFPQPLRPPPPASVLDLVTACPAAAATPFLWAPPLHVHSSWLEFYSAVKDTLDRQTSSTPPQDCFLPCS; encoded by the exons ATGATGGCATGTATGATACCTAATAATCCCTCTCCTTCCGCAATTCTACTAGTCCAGCAGCAACTTCAATCCAAAGATAAGCCACAACTCATACCAAagcagctgctgctgctttccaactcctcctcctcctcaccATCATTATCTGCTTCAACTGTGAAGCTCTTGGACCTCCCACCCTCTCCCTCTCCTTCTCCCTCTCATGCCAACTCTTGTTCTACCCACAAACCTCACCACAAAGATGATTTCTATGTCAATCTTGGTTCTGCCGTCCGCACCCTTCGCCAAGACCTCCCCCTCCTCTTCACCAAAGACCTCAACTACCACATCTATAG GGATGACATAACCTTCGTGGACCCCTTGAACACCTTTACCGGAATTGATAACTACAAATTGATCTTCTGGGCTCTAAGATTCCACGGAAGAATTCTGTTCAGAGAGATTTCACTGGAGGTTTATAGGGTTTGGCAGCCCTCTGAGAATGTCATATTGATCAGATGGAACCTCAGAGGTGTCCCCCGGGTACCTTGGGAAGCCAAAGGCCAGTTTCAAGGCACATCTACCTATAAATTAGACAGAAATGGCAAAATTTATGAGCACAAAGTTGATAATCTTGCTTTCAATTTCCCCCAGCCCCTCAGACCACCACCACCCGCTTCTGTTCTTGACTTAGTTACTGCCTgccctgctgctgctgcaaCTCCATTCTTGTGGGCTCCTCCTCTTCATGTGCATTCATCTTGGTTAGAGTTTTATAGTGCTGTTAAGGACACATTGGACCGTCAAACTTCCTCCACTCCTCCTCAAGATTGCTTTCTTCCTTGCTCATAA
- the LOC116019136 gene encoding DCN1-like protein 1 isoform X2, with product MNRLGRGHRDKLQQFMTITGASEKVAHQALKASDWHLEGALDVFYSQPQVKSSADKRRLEELYNRYKDPYADMIMADGISLLCNDIQVDPQDIVMLVVSWHMRAATMCEFSKQEFIGGLQSLGVDSLDKFREKIPFMRAELKDEHKFREIYNFAFGWAKEKGQKSLALDTAIGMWQLLFAEKHWPLVDHWCQFLQARHNKAISRDTWSQLLEFARSVDPALTNYDAEGAWPYLIDEFVEYLMENGIVQQK from the exons ATG AATAGGCTGGGTAGAGGACACCGAGACAAACTTCAGCAATTCATGACAATTACTGGGGCTAG TGAAAAGGTAGCTCATCAAGCTCTGAAGGCAAGTGATTGGCACCTTGAAGGAGCATTAGATGTATTCTACAGCCAGCCCCAGGTTAAGTCATCTGCAGACAAAAGACGCTTGGAGGAGCTTTACAATAGATATAAAG ATCCTTATGCTGACATGATAATGGCTGATGGTATTAGTCTCCTCTGCAATGATATTCAG GTTGATCCTCAGGACATAGTCATG TTGGTAGTTTCATGGCACATGAGGGCTGCTACTATGTGTGAATTTTCCAAGCAGGAGTTCATTGGTGGATTACAATCCCTTGG AGTAGATTCACTGGATAAGTTCAGAGAAAAAATACCCTTCATGCGTGCTGAGCTGAAAGACGAAC ACAAGTTTCGTGAGATCTATAACTTTGCTTTCGGCTGGGCAAAGGAGAAG GGTCAGAAATCTTTAGCCTTGGATACAGCAATTGGAATGTGGCAGTTGCTATTTGCAGAAAAACATTGGCCACTGGTTGACCATTGGTGCCAGTTCCTACAG GCACGTCATAATAAAGCCATCTCACGTGACACTTGGTCTCAGCTTCTTGAATTTGCTAGA AGTGTGGACCCTGCATTAACAAACTATGATGCAGAGGGTGCATGGCCTTATCTGATTGATGAATTTGTTGAGTACTTGATGGAAAATGGTATAGTGCAGCAAAAATGA
- the LOC116019123 gene encoding glyceraldehyde-3-phosphate dehydrogenase GAPCP1, chloroplastic-like isoform X1, producing the protein MGFSSLLRSVPASPVLHASSSSHRHQASLTGFNQGCNSVKFESSIFGSALPNVHSSSVQGSGSSSIQPVKATATELPPTIPKSRTTGKTRVGINGFGRIGRLVLRIATSRDDIDVVAVNDPFIDANYMAYMFKYDSTHGVFKGTIRVLDESTLEINGKPIKISNKRDPSDIPWGDLGADFVVESSGIFTTVEKASVHKKGGAKKVVISAPSADAPMFVVGVNENTYKTTMDVVSNASCTTNCLAPLAKVVHEEFGIVEGLMTTVHATTATQKTVDGPSMKDWRGGRGAGQNIIPSSTGAAKAVGKVLPALNGKLTGMAFRVPTPNVSVVDLTCRLEKSASYEDVKAAIKYASEGPLKGILGYTDEDVVSNDFVGDSRSSIFDAKAGIGLNDSLMKLVSWYDNEWGYSNRVLDLIEHMALVAATATN; encoded by the exons ATGGGGTTCTCTTCTCTCCTCAGATCTGTGCCTGCTTCCCCGGTTCTACACgcctcttcatcttcccatcGCCATCAg GCATCATTGACTGGCTTCAATCAAGGCTGCAACTCCGTCAAGTTTGAATCAAGCATCTTTGGTTCCGCTCTTCCAAATGTTCATTCATCTTCTGTACA AGGATCTGGTTCCAGCAGTATTCAACCTGTTAAAGCTACAGCCACCGAACTACCTCCAACAATTCCAA AATCACGAACTACTGGGAAGACAAGGGTTGGGATCAATG GGTTTGGAAGGATTGGAAGGTTAGTTTTACGAATTGCAACATCAAGGGATGACATTGATGTGGTTGCAGTTAATGACCCTTTTATTGATGCTAATTACATG GCATACATGTTCAAGTATGACTCCACTCATGGTGTCTTCAAAGGTACCATTAGGGTCTTGGATGAGTCTACTCTTGAAATAAATGGGAAGCCTATCAAAATTAGCAACAAGAG GGACCCATCAGATATTCCTTGGGGTGATCTTGGAGCTGATTTTGTTGTTGAGTCTTCTGGTATCTTCACCACAGTTGAGAAGGCATCTGTGCACAAAAAG ggtGGTGCAAAGAAGGTTGTCATCTCAGCTCCATCTGCTGATGCACCTATGTTTGTGGTGGGAGTTAATGAGAACACATACAAAACAACCATGGATGTCGTTTCCAATGCCAGTTGTACCACCAATTGCCTTGCTCCTTTGGCCAAG gTGGTTCATGAGGAGTTTGGCATTGTAGAGGGTTTAATGACCACTGTGCACGCTACCACAG CCACACAAAAGACAGTTGATGGCCCTTCCATGAAGGATTGGCGGGGAGGCCGTGGAGCTGGGCAAAACATAATCCCCAGCTCAACTGGGGCTGCAAAG GCTGTTGGAAAAGTTCTTCCAGCACTTAATGGTAAGCTCACTGGAATGGCCTTCCGTGTTCCCACACCTAATGTCTCTGTTGTAGACCTAACTTGTCGGCTGGAGAAGAGTGCTTCTTATGAGGATGTCAAAGCAGCCATAAA GTATGCATCGGAAGGTCCACTGAAGGGCATTCTTGGATACACGGATGAAGATGTTGTATCAAATGATTTTGTTGGTGATTCCAG GTCAAGCATTTTTGATGCCAAGGCTGGTATAGGTTTGAACGATTCTCTCATGAAGCTTGTGTCTTGGTATGATAACGAGTGGGGTTACAG CAATCGGGTGTTGGATTTGATAGAGCACATGGCATTGGTTGCTGCTACTGCCACCAACTGA
- the LOC116019123 gene encoding glyceraldehyde-3-phosphate dehydrogenase GAPCP1, chloroplastic-like isoform X2 gives MYGASLTGFNQGCNSVKFESSIFGSALPNVHSSSVQGSGSSSIQPVKATATELPPTIPKSRTTGKTRVGINGFGRIGRLVLRIATSRDDIDVVAVNDPFIDANYMAYMFKYDSTHGVFKGTIRVLDESTLEINGKPIKISNKRDPSDIPWGDLGADFVVESSGIFTTVEKASVHKKGGAKKVVISAPSADAPMFVVGVNENTYKTTMDVVSNASCTTNCLAPLAKVVHEEFGIVEGLMTTVHATTATQKTVDGPSMKDWRGGRGAGQNIIPSSTGAAKAVGKVLPALNGKLTGMAFRVPTPNVSVVDLTCRLEKSASYEDVKAAIKYASEGPLKGILGYTDEDVVSNDFVGDSRSSIFDAKAGIGLNDSLMKLVSWYDNEWGYSNRVLDLIEHMALVAATATN, from the exons ATGTATGGG GCATCATTGACTGGCTTCAATCAAGGCTGCAACTCCGTCAAGTTTGAATCAAGCATCTTTGGTTCCGCTCTTCCAAATGTTCATTCATCTTCTGTACA AGGATCTGGTTCCAGCAGTATTCAACCTGTTAAAGCTACAGCCACCGAACTACCTCCAACAATTCCAA AATCACGAACTACTGGGAAGACAAGGGTTGGGATCAATG GGTTTGGAAGGATTGGAAGGTTAGTTTTACGAATTGCAACATCAAGGGATGACATTGATGTGGTTGCAGTTAATGACCCTTTTATTGATGCTAATTACATG GCATACATGTTCAAGTATGACTCCACTCATGGTGTCTTCAAAGGTACCATTAGGGTCTTGGATGAGTCTACTCTTGAAATAAATGGGAAGCCTATCAAAATTAGCAACAAGAG GGACCCATCAGATATTCCTTGGGGTGATCTTGGAGCTGATTTTGTTGTTGAGTCTTCTGGTATCTTCACCACAGTTGAGAAGGCATCTGTGCACAAAAAG ggtGGTGCAAAGAAGGTTGTCATCTCAGCTCCATCTGCTGATGCACCTATGTTTGTGGTGGGAGTTAATGAGAACACATACAAAACAACCATGGATGTCGTTTCCAATGCCAGTTGTACCACCAATTGCCTTGCTCCTTTGGCCAAG gTGGTTCATGAGGAGTTTGGCATTGTAGAGGGTTTAATGACCACTGTGCACGCTACCACAG CCACACAAAAGACAGTTGATGGCCCTTCCATGAAGGATTGGCGGGGAGGCCGTGGAGCTGGGCAAAACATAATCCCCAGCTCAACTGGGGCTGCAAAG GCTGTTGGAAAAGTTCTTCCAGCACTTAATGGTAAGCTCACTGGAATGGCCTTCCGTGTTCCCACACCTAATGTCTCTGTTGTAGACCTAACTTGTCGGCTGGAGAAGAGTGCTTCTTATGAGGATGTCAAAGCAGCCATAAA GTATGCATCGGAAGGTCCACTGAAGGGCATTCTTGGATACACGGATGAAGATGTTGTATCAAATGATTTTGTTGGTGATTCCAG GTCAAGCATTTTTGATGCCAAGGCTGGTATAGGTTTGAACGATTCTCTCATGAAGCTTGTGTCTTGGTATGATAACGAGTGGGGTTACAG CAATCGGGTGTTGGATTTGATAGAGCACATGGCATTGGTTGCTGCTACTGCCACCAACTGA